One window of the Anguilla rostrata isolate EN2019 chromosome 13, ASM1855537v3, whole genome shotgun sequence genome contains the following:
- the fam83d gene encoding protein FAM83D, which yields MALSQCLDDSPGLRAFMRGDINIQELYNERHRLALEELVAGGVNAYLDFLKKERIPNFLSDEEIQRISIAAVVPRCVSLLGEDTGLEQSMTSSMDCSSVTYFPEVSDVEPPLLEIGWPAFTAGSYRGVTRVVAHFQPSYGECIYSCKEAARRMIKSAKEVIAVVTDSLTDLDIFRDLREACTQRRVPVYILLDQSCVPSFLQMCQNLNLHLDEMRQMRVRTITGATYFLRSGARITGKVHERFMLIDGNRVATGSYRFNWTDGKLNSSNLIELSGQVTEHFDEEFRILYAQSLPISARASHGSARNSGIYEHLLLKPPAAAPPPIPLELQPELSRLTSTPNRVQVHSSGTEGRSRKSSALSDSSTLGEDWMEQEHMREVLVDGIPAAMPMDTLMEGEEPPVLDVPAPPSCHTSTQTCTHTADHCMQTDPEAPPKRPRLPFPSPGAVARSDAGCAPNTQPRLPVRQPPPPDGNLRDCFHKLTKERQFHYTTIRTKLDHMVALLSHRRELVDLTNLALSPRLHRARKGQPPDHSANLPMGIDGTLMNPWRRQRCLQ from the exons ATGGCTTTATCGCAGTGCTTGGATGATTCGCCAGGGTTAAGGGCGTTTATGCGAGGTGACATTAACATTCAGGAGCTGTACAACGAACGGCACCGGCTTGCTTTGGAGGAGCTGGTCGCAGGTGGGGTAAACGCTTACTTAGATTTCTTAAAAAAGGAGAGGATACCCAATTTTCTCTCCGACGAGGAAATTCAACGCATCAGTATCGCTGCGGTGGTGCCACGATGCGTGTCTCTGTTGGGGGAGGACACCGGGTTGGAACAATCCATGACTAGCTCGATGGATTGCTCCTCCGTCACTTACTTCCCCGAGGTGTCGGACGTTGAGCCGCCGCTTCTGGAAATAGGATGGCCGGCGTTCACCGCAGGTTCTTACCGGGGAGTCACCAGGGTTGTTGCCCACTTTCAGCCTAGCTACGGCGAGTGCATTTACAGCTGCAAGGAAGCTGCGAGAAGAATGATCAAAAGTGCAAAAGAG GTGATCGCCGTGGTGACAGACTCCCTCACAGACCTGGACATCTTCAGGGACTTGCGGGAGGCCTGTACCCAGCGCAGGGTTCCCGTGTACATCCTGCTAGACCAATCCTGTGTCCCCTCCTTCCTGCAGATGTGCCAGAACCTCAATCTGCACCTGGATGAAATGCGG CAAATGCGGGTGCGCACCATAACTGGGGCCACCTACTTCTTACGCTCCGGAGCCAGGATCACGGGGAAGGTGCACGAGCGGTTCATGCTCATTGACGGAAACCGGGTGGCCACAGGCTCGTACAG GTTTAACTGGACAGACGGTAAACTGAACAGCAGTAATCTGATCGAGCTGTCGGGTCAGGTCACGGAGCACTTTGACGAGGAATTCCGCATTCTCTACGCCCAGTCGCTGCCCATCAGCGCACGGGCGAGCCACGGAAGCGCCCGGAACAGCGGCATCTACGAGCACCTCCTCCTCAAACCGCCTGccgcggctccgccccccatTCCCCTGGAGCTGCAGCCCGAGCTCAGCAGGCTGACCAGCACCCCCAACCGGGTGCAGGTGCACAGCAGCGGGACTGAGGGGCGCAGCCGGAAGAGCAGCGCTCTGTCGGACTCCTCCACCCTCGGCGAGGACTGGATGGAGCAGGAGCACATGAGGGAGGTGCTGGTTGATGGGATCCCTGCTGCCATGCCCATGGACACGCTCatggaaggggaggagcctcCTGTGTTGGATGTCCcggcccccccctcctgccacaCCTCCACGCAGACCTGCACTCACACGGCCGACCACTGCATGCAGACTGACCCGGAAGCACCGCCCAAACGCCCTCGTCTGCCCTTCCCTTCCCCTGGTGCCGTTGCCCGGAGCGACGCTGGCTGCGCCCCTAACACCCAGCCACGCCTGCCCGTCCGGCAGCCGCCGCCCCCTGACGGTAACCTGCGGGACTGCTTCCACAAGCTGACCAAGGAGCGGCAGTTCCATTACACCACCATCCGCACGAAGCTGGACCACATGGTGGCGCTGCTGTCCCACCGGCGCGAGCTGGTGGACCTCACCAACCTGGCACTCAGCCCACGCCTGCACCGCGCTCGCAAGGGCCAGCCGCCGGACCACTCAGCCAACCTGCCCATGGGCATAGACGGCACGCTCATGAACCCCTGGAGACGCCAGCGCTGTCTCCAGTGA